One stretch of Pseudoramibacter sp. DNA includes these proteins:
- the larA gene encoding nickel-dependent lactate racemase gives MKFQIPCGQKKLDLTLPDDKVVGVLESNIGTMKATGTEDEIVKAAMAKPYGGTKLSELAKGKKTCTIICSDHTRPVPSRHIIPFMLKELREGNPDIDITLLIATGFHRLSVEKEMRAKFGDDIVDNEKIVVHDSANPDSNTKIGVLPSGADCIIDKVAANADLLVSEGFIEPHFFAGFSGGRKSILPGVCDRKTVMGNHCSKFIDSPYARTGVLEGNPLHKDMVAAAKMAKLAYIVNVVIDEDKKVVAAFAGDPFEAHLSGCKFLSGYCQVKAVPADISITSNGGAPLDQNMYQCVKGMTAAEATTKEGGVIIICAECADGTGGDGFYNALKNCESPQALMDEILKVPQDETQPDQWEYQIQSRILIHHPVIYVSRPEMKQTIEEMKMHYAPNLDEAVKMAKEIRGEDATFTVIPNGISVIVRA, from the coding sequence ATGAAATTTCAAATTCCATGCGGTCAGAAAAAATTAGACTTGACACTGCCAGATGACAAGGTCGTCGGCGTTCTGGAATCCAACATCGGAACCATGAAGGCGACGGGAACCGAAGATGAAATCGTCAAAGCCGCCATGGCGAAGCCCTACGGCGGGACGAAGCTGTCGGAACTCGCCAAAGGCAAGAAGACGTGCACGATCATCTGCTCGGACCACACCCGTCCGGTGCCGAGCCGCCACATCATTCCGTTCATGCTGAAAGAACTCCGGGAAGGCAACCCGGACATCGACATCACCCTGCTCATCGCCACCGGCTTCCACCGGCTGTCCGTTGAAAAAGAAATGCGGGCGAAATTCGGCGATGACATCGTCGACAACGAAAAGATCGTCGTTCACGATTCCGCCAACCCGGACTCCAACACGAAAATCGGCGTGCTGCCGTCGGGCGCAGACTGCATCATCGACAAGGTCGCGGCGAACGCGGACCTGCTCGTGTCCGAAGGGTTCATCGAACCCCACTTCTTCGCCGGCTTCTCAGGCGGGCGCAAGAGCATTCTGCCTGGTGTGTGCGACCGGAAGACGGTCATGGGCAACCACTGCTCAAAATTCATCGACAGTCCTTATGCCCGGACGGGGGTTCTCGAAGGCAATCCCCTTCATAAAGATATGGTGGCCGCGGCGAAAATGGCGAAACTCGCCTACATCGTCAATGTGGTCATCGACGAAGACAAGAAAGTAGTAGCTGCTTTTGCGGGGGATCCCTTTGAAGCCCACCTGTCCGGGTGCAAGTTCCTCTCGGGCTACTGCCAGGTCAAGGCCGTGCCGGCGGACATCTCCATCACGAGCAACGGCGGCGCGCCTCTGGATCAGAACATGTACCAGTGCGTGAAAGGGATGACCGCTGCGGAAGCGACCACCAAGGAAGGCGGTGTCATCATCATCTGTGCGGAATGTGCGGACGGCACCGGCGGCGACGGCTTCTACAACGCCTTGAAGAACTGCGAAAGCCCCCAGGCCCTCATGGACGAAATCCTCAAGGTGCCCCAGGACGAAACCCAGCCGGACCAGTGGGAATATCAGATCCAGTCCCGGATTTTGATCCACCACCCGGTGATTTACGTGAGCCGCCCCGAAATGAAGCAGACCATCGAAGAAATGAAGATGCATTACGCGCCGAATCTCGACGAAGCGGTGAAAATGGCAAAGGAAATCAGAGGAGAAGATGCGACCTTTACGGTGATCCCCAACGGGATTTCAGTGATCGTGCGCGCGTGA
- a CDS encoding LemA family protein gives MLIPIIIIVIVAVILIWIVATKNSLVGLNNQVEEAFSTMDVYLKKRYDLIPNLVETVKGYASHEKDTLRQVVAARNHAASISSDDLDAKIAGENQIDQALTHLFAVSEAYPDLKANTNFIDLQNQLKQIEEDIANARKYYNGTVRNFNNRVQMFPSNLIAGMFHYSVKPFYKVENAAERENVRVHF, from the coding sequence ATGCTGATCCCCATTATCATTATCGTCATCGTGGCGGTCATTCTCATCTGGATCGTCGCCACCAAAAACAGCCTCGTCGGGCTGAACAACCAGGTGGAAGAAGCCTTCTCCACCATGGACGTCTATCTCAAAAAACGCTACGACCTAATCCCGAATCTCGTGGAAACGGTGAAGGGCTACGCGAGCCACGAAAAGGACACCCTGCGCCAGGTGGTCGCCGCCCGCAACCACGCGGCGTCGATTTCCTCTGACGACCTCGACGCAAAAATCGCCGGCGAAAACCAAATCGACCAGGCCCTGACCCACCTCTTCGCCGTGTCCGAAGCCTACCCGGATCTCAAGGCGAACACCAACTTCATCGACCTTCAGAACCAGCTGAAGCAGATTGAAGAAGACATCGCCAACGCCCGGAAATACTACAACGGCACCGTACGCAACTTCAACAACCGGGTTCAGATGTTCCCGTCGAACCTCATCGCCGGGATGTTCCACTACTCTGTCAAGCCTTTTTACAAGGTCGAAAACGCCGCGGAACGGGAAAACGTCCGTGTTCATTTCTAA
- a CDS encoding DUF2207 domain-containing protein, giving the protein MKRKSLLLFICAAAALMIPLIPVQVCANAGGYTTSAYNVDVKVNTDHAYRVTETIDVNFTEPRHGIYRYIPYKGDFYRQIDGKKSDKAYVAKVSDISVKGGTVDIDRESDNVVLKIGDADTFLTGRHRYIIRYTWNPGDDGISDFDDVYFNVVPTGWSTAIDASTVTVTLPKKFDADKVNLYAGNYGSGDNSYFNVSISGKTITAKSTKALPEGVGATINLRLPDGYFTDVPTNRGPLIVFFAVLAAAVAAAAALFIHADHITPIPEVIAFHPPKGLTPATVGYIASGPSKKHITACIMTLAEKGYISIEQTGKHDFIFHKLKDIDTNEPTPLKTVFKGVTQSGAATTSASLENTFYQNVETAQTEVQMFFDKPENALFSPFSEKSRNALTVVGVALAVAAGFVCSYIAEGTVIFLNGIILAVVFGIDFLACQVLADLTVQGRRNPASRHIGLIILALVIILAIFSLGCLGTSGIDSQWVVVAAQIAFFVIGVLHSSIEHLSEKGRNWTGEILGFRRFIKTAELDRIKALVADNPSYFYDVLPFAYVFNLTDKWAKHFEGLVVEPPSWYTPYDPYTTFNTIYFASMLNRSFDAMQHNMIDVPSSSGSGGFGDFGGGGGFSGGGGGGGGGGSW; this is encoded by the coding sequence ATGAAACGCAAATCCCTGCTTCTATTCATCTGTGCCGCAGCGGCCCTGATGATCCCGCTGATCCCGGTGCAGGTCTGCGCCAATGCGGGCGGCTACACCACAAGCGCCTACAACGTCGACGTAAAAGTCAACACCGACCACGCCTACCGTGTCACGGAGACCATTGACGTGAATTTCACCGAGCCGCGCCACGGCATTTACCGCTACATTCCCTACAAGGGGGACTTTTACCGCCAGATCGACGGCAAAAAAAGTGACAAAGCCTACGTTGCGAAAGTCTCTGACATTTCCGTAAAGGGCGGAACTGTCGATATCGACCGGGAAAGCGACAACGTCGTCCTGAAAATCGGCGATGCGGACACCTTTCTGACCGGCCGGCACCGTTACATTATCCGCTACACTTGGAATCCGGGCGATGACGGCATCTCAGATTTCGACGATGTGTATTTCAACGTGGTCCCAACTGGATGGTCGACGGCGATCGACGCGAGCACCGTCACCGTGACCCTACCGAAAAAATTCGACGCCGATAAAGTCAATCTCTACGCCGGGAATTACGGATCCGGCGATAATTCTTATTTCAACGTGTCGATCTCAGGTAAGACCATCACAGCCAAAAGCACGAAGGCTTTACCCGAAGGGGTCGGCGCGACGATCAACTTGCGCCTGCCCGACGGCTATTTCACAGACGTGCCCACCAACCGCGGACCCCTCATCGTCTTTTTCGCAGTGCTGGCAGCAGCCGTGGCTGCGGCGGCCGCGCTGTTCATCCACGCGGATCACATCACCCCGATCCCCGAAGTCATTGCCTTCCACCCGCCGAAAGGCTTAACTCCAGCAACTGTCGGCTACATCGCGAGCGGCCCTTCCAAGAAACACATCACCGCCTGCATCATGACTCTCGCCGAAAAGGGCTACATCTCGATCGAACAGACCGGCAAGCACGACTTCATCTTCCACAAATTGAAAGATATCGACACAAATGAGCCGACCCCTTTAAAGACAGTCTTCAAAGGGGTGACGCAAAGCGGCGCCGCGACGACGTCTGCGTCCCTCGAAAATACTTTCTACCAGAATGTCGAGACAGCACAGACGGAGGTCCAGATGTTTTTTGACAAGCCGGAAAACGCGCTGTTCTCCCCTTTTTCGGAGAAATCCCGGAATGCGCTCACGGTCGTTGGTGTCGCGCTGGCAGTAGCCGCCGGTTTTGTCTGTTCCTATATTGCAGAGGGGACTGTTATTTTCTTGAATGGCATAATCCTTGCCGTCGTTTTCGGCATTGACTTCTTGGCGTGCCAAGTCCTGGCTGATCTCACCGTCCAAGGGCGTCGCAACCCAGCATCCCGACACATCGGCCTCATCATCCTCGCCCTCGTAATCATCCTCGCCATCTTCAGCCTGGGATGTCTAGGCACATCGGGGATCGACTCGCAGTGGGTAGTCGTCGCCGCGCAGATCGCCTTCTTCGTCATCGGCGTGCTGCACAGCAGCATTGAACACTTGAGCGAAAAAGGGCGAAACTGGACCGGTGAGATTCTCGGCTTCAGGCGTTTTATCAAGACCGCTGAGCTCGACCGAATCAAGGCCCTCGTCGCGGACAACCCCTCCTATTTCTATGACGTCCTGCCCTTCGCTTACGTCTTTAATCTAACGGATAAATGGGCAAAGCATTTCGAAGGGCTCGTGGTCGAGCCGCCGAGCTGGTACACGCCTTACGACCCGTACACGACGTTCAACACAATTTATTTCGCGTCGATGCTCAACCGCAGCTTCGATGCGATGCAGCACAACATGATTGACGTGCCATCCAGTTCCGGATCCGGCGGATTCGGCGACTTCGGCGGCGGAGGCGGCTTCTCTGGCGGCGGAGGCGGCGGCGGGGGCGGCGGCTCCTGGTAA
- a CDS encoding dihydroxyacetone kinase subunit DhaK codes for MAKLKRLFNDPYQIVDEMIEGYAKAHKQYVHMDDSEEAQGRVLVSNEVGKKDKVGIVIGGGTGHEPMFLGYVGKNFADAVVMGNINTSPSPDPCYAAAKAVDTGKGVVFLYGNYAGDVMNFDMGAEEAEDEDDIVVKSVTVKDDVVSAPRDKREDRRGVAGDFIVFKAAGAAAAMGKGIDEVVRVAEKANEVTCSMGVAMSSSTIPAKGGTIFEMEDGDMEIGMGIHGEPGVRRGKIDTADNVVDEMMEPILKDLPFEKGDEVYVIVNSLGATPLMDLHVCFRRVAQILEEKGITVYKTLVGPFATSMDMAGMSITLTKLDDELKEMLDYPCDTPYFTQF; via the coding sequence ATGGCTAAGTTAAAACGTTTATTCAACGACCCCTATCAAATCGTCGATGAAATGATCGAAGGGTACGCAAAAGCGCATAAACAGTATGTCCACATGGACGACAGCGAAGAAGCGCAGGGGCGCGTCCTCGTGTCCAACGAAGTGGGCAAAAAAGATAAAGTCGGCATCGTCATCGGCGGCGGCACCGGCCACGAACCGATGTTCTTAGGCTACGTCGGCAAAAACTTCGCCGACGCGGTCGTCATGGGCAACATCAACACCTCGCCGTCACCGGACCCGTGCTACGCAGCAGCCAAGGCCGTCGACACCGGCAAAGGCGTCGTTTTCCTGTACGGCAACTACGCCGGCGATGTCATGAACTTTGACATGGGCGCTGAAGAAGCGGAAGACGAAGACGACATCGTCGTGAAATCCGTCACCGTCAAAGATGACGTCGTTTCCGCCCCAAGAGACAAGAGAGAAGACCGCCGCGGCGTCGCCGGGGACTTCATCGTCTTCAAGGCTGCAGGCGCTGCCGCTGCCATGGGCAAAGGCATCGACGAAGTCGTGCGCGTTGCGGAAAAAGCCAACGAAGTGACCTGCTCCATGGGCGTCGCGATGTCCTCCTCGACCATTCCGGCCAAAGGCGGCACCATCTTTGAAATGGAAGACGGCGACATGGAAATCGGCATGGGCATCCACGGCGAACCGGGCGTGCGCCGGGGCAAGATCGACACCGCCGACAACGTCGTCGATGAAATGATGGAACCCATCCTCAAAGATCTGCCTTTCGAAAAAGGCGATGAAGTCTACGTCATCGTCAACAGCTTAGGCGCAACGCCGCTCATGGACCTGCACGTCTGCTTCAGACGCGTCGCTCAGATCCTCGAAGAAAAGGGCATCACGGTTTATAAAACCTTAGTGGGTCCTTTCGCAACTTCCATGGATATGGCCGGCATGTCCATCACCCTGACGAAGCTCGATGATGAACTGAAGGAAATGCTCGACTATCCGTGCGACACCCCGTACTTCACCCAATTCTAA
- the dhaL gene encoding dihydroxyacetone kinase subunit DhaL yields MAETLSKEYFVKVIEDLIPWIEDRKEYFTDLDSAIGDADHGINLSIGFREVASHLDEWKNENVATLYKNVGKALLDKVGGSAGPLYGSFFMKFGVPVKKKGPDEGVTDDEFVAMMDKAISIIQKRGKSTTGEKTMNDTLMPALDALKAAHAAGDDIKTAMGKAVEAGKAGLESTRNMVATKGRAMRLGERAVGHLDPGAASTAEMLEIFYKDMPDA; encoded by the coding sequence ATGGCAGAAACACTGAGCAAAGAATATTTTGTTAAAGTTATTGAAGATCTGATCCCGTGGATCGAAGACCGGAAAGAATACTTCACCGATCTCGACTCCGCGATCGGCGATGCCGACCACGGCATCAACCTGTCCATCGGCTTCCGGGAAGTGGCAAGCCACCTGGACGAATGGAAGAATGAAAATGTCGCCACCCTGTACAAAAACGTCGGCAAGGCCCTCTTGGACAAAGTCGGCGGCTCCGCAGGGCCCCTCTACGGCAGCTTCTTCATGAAGTTCGGCGTGCCGGTGAAGAAAAAAGGCCCCGACGAAGGGGTCACCGACGATGAATTCGTCGCCATGATGGACAAGGCCATTTCCATCATCCAGAAGCGCGGCAAATCCACCACCGGCGAAAAGACGATGAACGACACCCTGATGCCGGCCCTCGATGCGCTCAAAGCAGCGCACGCAGCGGGCGACGACATCAAGACAGCCATGGGCAAAGCCGTTGAAGCCGGAAAAGCCGGCCTGGAATCCACCCGGAACATGGTCGCGACCAAGGGCCGCGCGATGCGTCTCGGGGAACGGGCCGTGGGGCATCTCGACCCCGGCGCGGCTTCCACAGCGGAAATGCTCGAAATTTTCTACAAAGACATGCCGGACGCGTAA
- a CDS encoding AzlC family ABC transporter permease, giving the protein MNQQSEYAAAFRAVFKYTLPVMAGYIFLGTTYGILMRTSGYPVWLPVVTALIIYTGSMEFLMVGILASAFNPAAAFATAVMVGARHLFYGISLLGTYQNMGAKKFYLIYTTSDETFSIVYTTPIPDGVDKGKAYLIISLLDQIYWVGGALIGTLFGGLITFDTTGLDFVMTAMFVVILLSQWVKDGTALKTMVQDHISELVGILGSLLCLIVFGPDHFIIPAMVVIFAALTLLRPVLDPAYLKGEKKAQCSAPAQEEKR; this is encoded by the coding sequence ATGAACCAGCAAAGCGAATACGCAGCAGCCTTCAGGGCCGTCTTCAAGTACACGCTGCCCGTGATGGCCGGATACATCTTCCTGGGAACCACCTACGGCATTTTGATGCGCACCTCGGGCTATCCGGTGTGGCTGCCGGTGGTGACGGCGCTTATCATCTACACCGGTTCGATGGAATTTCTCATGGTTGGGATTCTCGCGTCGGCCTTTAACCCGGCGGCGGCTTTTGCGACGGCAGTGATGGTCGGCGCGCGCCATTTGTTTTACGGAATTTCCCTTCTTGGCACATATCAAAATATGGGGGCGAAGAAATTTTATTTGATCTACACGACCAGCGACGAGACCTTTTCGATCGTCTACACGACGCCGATTCCCGACGGGGTCGACAAAGGCAAGGCGTACTTGATCATTTCCCTGCTTGACCAAATATACTGGGTGGGCGGGGCACTCATCGGCACGCTCTTCGGCGGCCTCATCACCTTTGACACCACCGGTCTCGATTTCGTCATGACGGCGATGTTCGTCGTGATTCTGCTCAGCCAGTGGGTCAAGGACGGCACCGCGCTGAAGACGATGGTGCAGGATCACATCAGCGAACTGGTCGGCATTTTGGGATCGCTGCTTTGTTTGATCGTCTTCGGGCCGGATCATTTTATCATCCCGGCGATGGTTGTGATTTTTGCGGCGCTGACATTGCTGCGGCCCGTGCTTGATCCGGCGTATCTCAAAGGAGAGAAGAAAGCGCAGTGCAGTGCACCCGCACAGGAGGAAAAAAGATGA
- a CDS encoding cupin domain-containing protein — translation MKDQAGRVFSVAKDNPWAPGCTLSSSVWAGHGYDLSHFSLAPETSISEESYPAAKLWIVADGTGQVSVQKQNVSTLRAGSLYVLPVDTPVGVRTKDGLIYSELSLRKDTNMNPLLKSGCVFQLKNLVPYQDGKIVNMNLIDDDHLMLALMSFTKGTGLSEHAAPGEALIFALDGEAVITYEGEPHTIHAGENFKFDAGGKHAVTANGNFKMALLLTK, via the coding sequence ATGAAAGATCAAGCAGGACGCGTTTTCAGCGTCGCCAAAGACAACCCCTGGGCGCCGGGATGCACCCTTTCGTCATCGGTCTGGGCCGGCCACGGCTACGACCTGTCTCATTTTTCCCTGGCGCCGGAAACGTCGATTTCAGAAGAATCCTATCCGGCCGCCAAATTGTGGATTGTGGCCGACGGCACTGGCCAGGTCTCGGTTCAGAAGCAGAACGTCTCGACCCTGCGCGCCGGCAGCCTCTACGTCCTGCCCGTGGACACCCCTGTGGGCGTGCGCACCAAGGACGGCCTGATCTATTCAGAACTTTCCCTCAGAAAGGACACCAACATGAACCCATTACTCAAAAGCGGCTGCGTTTTCCAGCTGAAAAACCTCGTTCCCTACCAGGACGGCAAAATCGTCAACATGAACCTCATCGACGACGACCACCTGATGCTCGCCCTCATGAGCTTTACCAAAGGCACCGGCCTGTCTGAACACGCGGCCCCGGGAGAAGCGCTGATCTTCGCCCTGGACGGCGAAGCGGTCATCACCTACGAAGGCGAACCCCACACGATTCACGCCGGGGAAAACTTCAAGTTCGACGCCGGCGGCAAGCACGCTGTCACTGCAAACGGCAATTTCAAAATGGCGCTGCTGTTAACCAAGTAG
- a CDS encoding glycerol dehydrogenase, with product MTLQTRAFACPSKYVQGPGEIENLAKWCADLETTRAFAVITPSFVDKLSSMLTQTFEAEGLMITCEAFGGQTTRTELDRLAAMAGEADADVVIGIGGGKAMDAGKYAGIQTGAAIVTVPTIASTDAPTSALSATYTESGEHAGSIYYKRNPDLVLVDSQIILDAPAKYLAYGMGDALSTYFEAKAHVDSDTKNRVRAGYKTPLAAMALSELCYTTLMAEGRQALADVENHELTEAVEDIIEVNTLLSGIGVESAGCAGAHSLNSGFSALPECQHASHGEIVAFGTICELVLEHYDQKTLEDVLAFNQDVGLPLTLRDIGLSRNDTESLKKVAEKAMTTKHIAAVPVETSPTILVDAILKADQIGADWRESHQ from the coding sequence ATGACACTTCAGACACGGGCTTTTGCCTGCCCGTCCAAATACGTTCAAGGGCCCGGGGAAATTGAAAACCTCGCCAAATGGTGCGCCGATCTGGAAACGACGCGCGCCTTTGCGGTGATCACGCCGTCCTTTGTGGACAAGCTGTCCTCGATGCTGACCCAGACCTTTGAGGCTGAGGGGCTGATGATCACCTGCGAAGCCTTCGGGGGCCAGACAACTCGGACAGAGCTCGACCGTTTGGCTGCCATGGCAGGCGAAGCGGATGCCGATGTGGTGATTGGCATCGGCGGCGGCAAGGCGATGGACGCTGGGAAATACGCTGGGATTCAAACCGGCGCGGCGATTGTGACGGTCCCGACAATCGCCTCGACTGACGCCCCGACCTCGGCGCTGTCGGCGACCTACACCGAAAGCGGCGAACACGCCGGCTCGATTTACTACAAGCGCAACCCGGATCTGGTGCTCGTCGATTCCCAGATCATCCTCGATGCGCCGGCGAAATACCTGGCCTACGGGATGGGCGACGCCCTGTCGACCTATTTCGAAGCGAAGGCCCACGTCGATTCTGACACGAAGAACCGCGTCCGCGCCGGGTACAAGACGCCGCTGGCCGCGATGGCGCTGTCAGAGCTCTGCTACACGACGCTGATGGCCGAAGGGCGCCAGGCCCTCGCCGACGTCGAAAATCACGAGCTGACCGAAGCGGTGGAAGACATCATCGAAGTCAACACGCTGCTCTCCGGGATCGGCGTCGAATCCGCCGGGTGCGCCGGCGCCCACTCCCTCAATAGCGGCTTTTCCGCGCTGCCCGAATGCCAGCACGCGAGCCACGGGGAAATCGTCGCCTTCGGCACCATCTGCGAACTGGTGCTGGAACATTACGATCAGAAGACCCTCGAAGACGTCTTAGCCTTTAATCAAGATGTCGGCCTGCCGCTGACCCTGAGGGATATCGGGTTGTCGCGGAACGATACCGAAAGTCTAAAAAAAGTCGCCGAAAAGGCGATGACTACCAAACACATCGCCGCCGTCCCCGTCGAAACCAGCCCGACGATTCTGGTGGACGCCATCCTCAAAGCCGATCAGATCGGCGCCGACTGGCGCGAAAGCCATCAATAA
- a CDS encoding L-threonylcarbamoyladenylate synthase — translation MPEQKPENAQPVPEKDTRIFDLNTEDTDQAMAVCGKIIQDGGTVVFPTETVYGLGANALSTDAVEQIYAAKGRPGDNPLIVHIYDIHQLQDLVAEVPAKAKKLAEAYWPGPLTMIMKRSDKIPDSVTAGLDTVGIRFPSHPAAHAFLEASDRPVAAPSANISGRPSPTKGQHVLEDMLGKVDAILIADESKVGLESTVIDMTTEPPTVYRPGGVTVEDIKKVIGEVKVSPGAVKPVELKEVRSPGMKYRHYAPKGKMVIARGSLDEMADKINAGIRKLKPDQKGAVLATDETLDRYHKGIILSLGSRKDPSEMAHKLFDCLRAFDDLGATDIFAEDIPVTNDTLALINRLYKAAGYTFI, via the coding sequence ATGCCGGAACAGAAACCGGAAAACGCACAGCCGGTGCCTGAAAAAGACACCCGGATTTTTGATTTGAACACCGAAGACACAGACCAGGCCATGGCCGTCTGCGGCAAGATCATCCAGGACGGCGGGACCGTGGTGTTCCCGACGGAAACGGTGTACGGCCTCGGCGCCAACGCCCTGTCCACCGACGCGGTGGAACAGATTTACGCCGCCAAGGGCCGCCCCGGGGACAACCCTCTCATCGTCCATATTTACGATATCCATCAGCTTCAAGATTTGGTCGCCGAAGTGCCGGCCAAGGCGAAAAAGCTCGCCGAAGCCTACTGGCCCGGGCCTTTGACCATGATCATGAAGCGCTCGGACAAGATTCCCGACAGCGTGACCGCGGGCCTCGACACCGTGGGCATTCGCTTTCCGAGCCACCCGGCGGCCCACGCCTTCCTCGAAGCCTCTGACCGGCCCGTGGCGGCGCCGTCGGCCAACATCTCCGGGCGGCCGAGCCCGACCAAGGGCCAGCACGTCCTCGAAGACATGCTCGGCAAGGTGGACGCGATCCTCATCGCCGACGAATCCAAGGTGGGCCTGGAATCCACGGTCATCGACATGACCACCGAACCTCCGACGGTGTACCGCCCCGGCGGCGTCACCGTGGAAGACATCAAAAAAGTCATCGGCGAGGTCAAGGTCTCGCCGGGCGCCGTGAAGCCCGTGGAACTCAAGGAAGTGCGCTCCCCGGGGATGAAGTACCGCCACTACGCCCCCAAGGGGAAGATGGTCATCGCCCGGGGCAGCCTCGACGAAATGGCCGACAAGATCAACGCCGGCATCCGGAAGCTCAAGCCGGACCAGAAGGGCGCGGTCCTTGCCACTGACGAAACCCTGGACCGCTATCACAAGGGCATCATCCTGTCGCTCGGGAGCCGGAAGGACCCGTCGGAAATGGCCCACAAGCTCTTCGACTGCCTCCGGGCCTTTGACGACCTCGGCGCCACAGACATCTTCGCCGAAGACATCCCGGTGACCAACGACACCCTGGCCCTCATCAACCGGCTTTATAAAGCCGCGGGCTACACGTTTATTTAA
- a CDS encoding branched-chain amino acid transporter permease, with the protein MTPLQQVITVAVVVAGTVLTRFLPYVLFPEGRAVPPFMTYLGKVLAPAVFGLLVVYCLRHVSVLRGTHGIPELISIGVVVALYAWKRGMILPMLGGTLCYMLLVQFIF; encoded by the coding sequence ATGACACCCTTACAACAAGTGATCACTGTCGCCGTCGTCGTTGCCGGAACGGTGCTGACCCGCTTTCTGCCTTATGTGCTGTTTCCGGAAGGACGGGCCGTTCCGCCTTTTATGACGTATTTGGGCAAGGTGCTCGCGCCGGCCGTCTTTGGGCTGCTCGTCGTCTATTGCCTCAGACACGTCAGTGTCTTAAGGGGTACGCACGGCATCCCCGAGTTGATTTCGATCGGTGTCGTCGTCGCGCTCTACGCCTGGAAGCGCGGCATGATTTTGCCGATGCTCGGCGGTACACTCTGCTACATGCTGCTGGTACAGTTTATCTTTTAA